In one Alphaproteobacteria bacterium SS10 genomic region, the following are encoded:
- a CDS encoding adenylosuccinate lyase: MIPRYTRPEMAAIWEPENKFQIWLEIEAHACDAQAELGVIPKDAAQAVWEHGKFEVSRIDEIEAETKHDVIAFLTNLAEYVGPQARFVHQGMTSSDVLDTTLSVQLKQASDLLLVGMDRLLAALKDRAYEHKDTICIGRSHGIHAEPNTFGLKLAGHYAAFDRQRTRLLRAREEIATCAISGAVGTFANIDPAVEAHVAEKMGLTIEPVSTQVIPRDRHAYFFSVLGGIAGSVENLATEIRHLQRTEVREAEEYFAKGQKGSSAMPHKRNPILTENLTGLARLVRGMVVPALENVALWHERDISHSSVERMIGPDATVTLDFALHRMAMVIEKLLVYPEQMRKTMDSLGGLVFSQRVLLALTQAGVSREDAYRLVQRNAMAVWAIEGDRTGAFLNALKGDDEVLAALEMDALTALFDLGYHTKHVDTIFARVFGEAA; this comes from the coding sequence ATGATCCCTCGCTATACCCGCCCTGAGATGGCCGCCATCTGGGAACCTGAGAACAAGTTTCAAATCTGGCTCGAGATTGAGGCCCATGCCTGCGATGCCCAGGCTGAGCTTGGCGTTATTCCAAAAGACGCCGCCCAGGCGGTTTGGGAGCATGGGAAGTTCGAAGTCTCACGCATTGATGAGATTGAGGCGGAGACCAAGCATGACGTCATCGCCTTTCTGACCAACCTCGCTGAGTATGTCGGCCCGCAGGCACGCTTTGTTCACCAGGGCATGACCTCCTCCGACGTGCTCGACACCACCCTATCGGTGCAGCTGAAGCAGGCGAGCGACCTACTGCTCGTGGGCATGGACCGCCTGCTCGCTGCCCTTAAAGACCGGGCGTATGAGCACAAAGACACGATCTGCATCGGCCGTAGCCACGGCATTCATGCCGAGCCAAATACCTTTGGGCTGAAGCTCGCCGGGCATTACGCCGCCTTCGACCGGCAGCGTACCCGCCTACTCCGCGCCCGTGAGGAGATTGCCACCTGCGCGATCTCAGGTGCGGTTGGCACCTTCGCCAATATCGACCCAGCAGTTGAGGCCCATGTGGCTGAGAAAATGGGCCTTACCATTGAGCCCGTCTCAACCCAGGTGATCCCGCGCGATCGCCATGCCTATTTCTTCTCCGTACTGGGTGGCATTGCCGGCTCGGTTGAGAACCTGGCCACCGAAATTCGCCACCTGCAGCGCACGGAAGTGCGTGAAGCTGAGGAGTATTTTGCCAAAGGCCAAAAGGGTTCCTCCGCGATGCCGCATAAGCGGAACCCAATCCTGACCGAGAACCTGACCGGCCTCGCACGTCTGGTGCGCGGGATGGTTGTCCCCGCCCTGGAGAATGTCGCCCTCTGGCATGAGCGGGATATCTCCCACTCATCGGTTGAGCGGATGATCGGCCCCGATGCGACCGTGACCCTGGATTTTGCCCTCCACCGGATGGCCATGGTGATTGAGAAGCTGCTCGTCTACCCAGAGCAGATGCGCAAAACCATGGACAGCCTTGGCGGTCTGGTCTTCTCACAACGCGTTTTGCTGGCCCTAACCCAGGCTGGTGTAAGCCGGGAAGATGCCTACCGCCTGGTCCAGCGCAATGCGATGGCCGTTTGGGCGATTGAGGGCGACCGCACCGGTGCCTTCCTCAATGCCCTCAAAGGCGATGATGAGGTGCTGGCGGCACTGGAAATGGACGCCCTCACCGCACTGTTTGATCTCGGCTATCACACCAAGCATGTGGATACGATCTTCGCCCGGGTGTTTGGCGAGGCTGCCTAA
- a CDS encoding response regulator: MKTCLVVDDSRIVRRVARKILEELSFKCVEAADGQEALKLCREELPEVILLDWNMPVMTGIDFLRELGELAGASMPKVVFCTTENDLDNIREALEAGASEYIFKPFDSEILQSKFRQIGMI, translated from the coding sequence ATGAAGACCTGTTTGGTGGTCGACGACAGCCGCATTGTCCGGCGTGTCGCGCGTAAAATCCTAGAAGAACTCTCGTTTAAGTGTGTAGAGGCTGCCGATGGGCAAGAAGCCTTAAAGCTTTGCCGTGAGGAATTGCCGGAGGTGATCCTGCTCGACTGGAATATGCCAGTCATGACCGGGATCGACTTCCTACGTGAATTGGGGGAGCTGGCTGGCGCCTCAATGCCAAAGGTTGTGTTCTGCACGACCGAGAATGACCTCGACAACATTCGAGAGGCATTGGAAGCGGGGGCGAGCGAATACATCTTCAAACCATTTGATAGCGAGATCTTGCAGAGCAAGTTTCGCCAAATTGGCATGATCTGA
- a CDS encoding translocation/assembly module TamB domain-containing protein, whose translation MTDTTSQSAKPKRRWLRALIALLMLAIALPVLILAWLATDHGRDTAIGWGVTTAAEAGLTIELAGVEGGLFDRLEIGSVTVENGVEPLFQGQALILDWRPSALLLGSLSVQELAAASLSLALPDRDGAPKEPKSLAEQLGALDKLAGGDLLPIDIRLERLGLKQVDLLAAGERVVAISASGSASIAGDLSQPSTIRLEAVEVDGPATASIDVALDPSAAEFHAAIQASFPNGRLLGAFLGSPQPLDLSLEGTGDLNSWAGQLRADAPGLVTVSSPIAVTRQDGQVGLRLEPKVSGLAVADDRVAALLGPEPSAVLSMAFADDALILDELSASTSAFKLEGRGQLNTDALEASELSVTLTGQPSGNGYGFAPGVSWASLGAELLLQEKALNIALNAVQLRADEVGQGNASFAITADLEQADLTAGIVPADWVLSLAEIDLINDAVEVPDQVIVEGDLQLGPSIDTVRLSIDPIDLFGGALVASAAVENGVPTQANIQADGVDLADVGAVVPGGLPLTGQIGLSVALGLTDTAPGLLADISVSDAVYESEQLAALLGSHPILTVDWPDAVQVKNLNNISKLRAHFEAEKLAATILPRALGGDGQRVDVSLTIDDLAILSESLNGALTMAGEIGHQNGDLSIEMGQPVGEAITAAGRRITDQVLSISANLDSQAIENASFSAMVSEVPVVLAAEDITLANGALTLPDVSLSVESLVAQASGLIEFSGPLAVDVNVRGDTLKPLGRLAGVEGLDGRLDLVASVGGNAQAPSVQIELRDNDVLLNGQGLERLRGQVSASADGGGNSLQLNIEAGGVGIGPRFDQLALAMVANQRQAGADSLIEITSLDAQLGDLPLGLAAATSITLAGANITLAPTTISVAQVPINLDGQYGPEAVRASLTMPDTDIELLAEHLGLPDVLGTIGFETALEVTRSNASASSSLRLDGVSLTGEVGDVLAPYSFSADMGWDGSDITIAASGQDTNGALPLMVSANLPAQLKRSAQAVMAGIELPDPLPLDASVTGQFALNLLNQIAEADGHRLDGQLGIDLTVGGDLASPVFGGGIQLDQASYLNLIHGVRLDQINGSISGSERGLIIDNLTAQAGGGGDLAGEGRLGFDEESALEFSLDFNQAKLLESDLADATLDGELNLNGTLTDHRLAGTLNITEAEIRIPKRLPSSVATIEVEEEVTEQTPVPEEEVSPINTELDLAIRAPGRVYIRGLGLDLEVGGGVDIGGTAAEPVVEGRFDLLQGRLDVAGQNWSFDEGGLSLNADGSPPELDVVASRPAGEITAKITVSGSVAQPSIELTSEPVLPQGEIASRILFGTDSANLSAVQAVQATELIASLRGNSGQGVLGTTRDLLGIDELSVDQTENGASVRAGRYISDGVFVGVNQGVGDATSEVEVEVDITDTIKFEGKTGNRNNNSVGVSIEWDY comes from the coding sequence ATGACAGACACGACCTCTCAATCCGCCAAACCAAAGCGGCGCTGGCTACGCGCGCTGATCGCCTTGCTGATGCTCGCGATTGCCTTGCCGGTGCTGATACTGGCCTGGCTGGCGACCGATCATGGCCGGGACACAGCAATTGGTTGGGGCGTGACCACAGCCGCAGAAGCGGGCCTGACGATCGAGCTGGCGGGTGTTGAAGGCGGCCTGTTCGACCGGCTGGAGATCGGGTCGGTAACCGTTGAAAACGGTGTTGAGCCGTTGTTTCAAGGGCAAGCCCTCATCCTTGATTGGCGCCCGTCAGCTCTGCTGCTCGGTAGCCTCTCCGTTCAGGAGTTAGCAGCAGCTAGTCTGTCCTTGGCCCTGCCTGACAGGGACGGCGCACCCAAAGAGCCCAAAAGCTTAGCTGAACAGCTAGGGGCTCTGGATAAGCTAGCCGGTGGCGACTTGCTGCCGATCGATATCCGGCTGGAGCGGTTGGGCCTGAAGCAGGTTGATCTCCTGGCCGCGGGTGAACGGGTGGTTGCCATATCGGCATCTGGTAGCGCCTCAATCGCAGGTGACCTATCCCAGCCATCGACCATCCGCCTTGAGGCGGTGGAGGTAGATGGCCCGGCGACGGCTTCAATCGATGTCGCCCTTGATCCATCGGCAGCAGAGTTTCATGCCGCCATACAGGCAAGTTTCCCCAATGGTCGGTTGCTCGGGGCCTTCTTAGGTTCACCGCAGCCGCTCGACCTGTCTCTGGAAGGTACGGGCGATCTGAATAGCTGGGCCGGACAGCTTCGCGCCGACGCGCCCGGACTGGTGACAGTATCCAGCCCAATTGCCGTGACGCGTCAGGATGGGCAGGTCGGTTTGCGGCTTGAGCCTAAGGTGAGCGGCCTCGCCGTGGCCGATGATCGTGTGGCTGCCCTCTTGGGCCCAGAACCCTCAGCGGTTCTATCCATGGCTTTTGCCGATGATGCCCTGATCCTTGATGAGCTTTCGGCCTCGACCTCTGCATTCAAGCTTGAGGGGCGTGGGCAGCTCAACACCGATGCATTGGAGGCGAGTGAGCTATCCGTGACCCTGACCGGTCAGCCGAGCGGTAACGGTTATGGCTTTGCCCCTGGAGTTTCCTGGGCCTCTCTCGGCGCTGAACTTTTGCTGCAGGAAAAGGCCCTAAACATCGCTTTGAACGCCGTTCAACTTCGGGCTGATGAGGTAGGGCAGGGTAACGCCTCATTCGCCATCACCGCCGATTTGGAGCAGGCGGATTTGACCGCGGGTATTGTGCCTGCTGACTGGGTCCTGTCACTGGCTGAGATCGACCTAATCAATGACGCCGTTGAGGTGCCCGACCAGGTGATCGTGGAAGGTGATCTTCAGCTGGGCCCCAGCATCGATACGGTCCGCCTGTCTATCGATCCCATCGATCTATTTGGTGGTGCCTTGGTTGCCTCAGCAGCGGTGGAGAATGGTGTTCCAACCCAAGCTAACATCCAGGCTGACGGCGTTGATCTTGCGGATGTCGGCGCGGTGGTTCCTGGCGGCTTACCACTTACTGGGCAGATCGGTTTATCGGTTGCCTTGGGGCTAACCGACACCGCCCCTGGATTGCTCGCCGATATCTCGGTGTCAGATGCCGTTTATGAGAGCGAACAGCTGGCCGCGCTATTGGGTTCCCATCCGATTTTGACAGTTGATTGGCCAGATGCGGTACAGGTTAAAAATTTAAATAATATCAGCAAGTTGCGCGCCCATTTTGAGGCGGAAAAACTAGCCGCAACGATCTTGCCAAGGGCGTTGGGTGGCGATGGGCAACGGGTGGATGTCAGCCTGACAATTGACGACCTCGCCATCCTCTCCGAAAGCCTAAATGGCGCCCTGACCATGGCCGGGGAGATCGGCCATCAAAATGGCGATCTAAGCATTGAGATGGGCCAGCCTGTTGGGGAGGCGATCACCGCAGCCGGGCGTAGGATCACCGATCAAGTGCTCTCGATTTCTGCGAATCTCGACTCGCAAGCTATTGAAAACGCCTCGTTCTCAGCCATGGTTTCCGAGGTGCCGGTTGTGCTGGCCGCTGAGGATATCACCCTTGCTAATGGTGCTTTGACACTCCCTGATGTTTCTCTCTCTGTTGAGAGTCTCGTCGCGCAAGCTTCTGGTTTGATTGAGTTTTCTGGTCCGCTTGCTGTTGATGTGAATGTCCGGGGCGATACGCTGAAACCGCTCGGGCGTTTGGCCGGGGTTGAGGGGTTAGATGGGCGCCTCGACCTGGTGGCGTCGGTTGGCGGTAACGCGCAGGCGCCATCGGTTCAGATTGAGTTGCGGGATAACGATGTCTTGCTCAACGGGCAGGGCCTGGAACGCTTGCGTGGCCAGGTCTCAGCCAGCGCGGATGGGGGCGGGAATTCCCTGCAGCTGAATATCGAAGCTGGCGGTGTCGGCATCGGTCCGCGCTTTGATCAACTAGCCCTCGCCATGGTGGCTAATCAACGTCAGGCGGGCGCGGATAGTTTGATCGAGATTACCTCGCTCGATGCCCAGCTTGGTGACCTGCCATTGGGGCTGGCGGCTGCAACCTCGATCACCCTTGCCGGGGCCAATATCACGCTGGCACCGACAACCATTTCCGTCGCTCAGGTGCCGATCAATCTGGATGGTCAGTACGGCCCCGAGGCGGTTAGGGCTTCGCTGACAATGCCCGATACCGACATCGAGTTGTTGGCAGAGCATCTAGGCCTGCCGGATGTGCTTGGCACAATCGGGTTTGAGACTGCTCTGGAGGTCACCAGAAGCAACGCCTCGGCCAGCAGCTCGCTTCGTTTGGACGGGGTTTCGCTAACTGGGGAGGTTGGTGATGTGCTGGCGCCCTACAGCTTTAGTGCCGATATGGGCTGGGACGGATCTGATATCACCATCGCGGCGAGTGGCCAGGATACCAATGGCGCCCTGCCGTTAATGGTATCGGCGAACCTGCCCGCCCAGCTTAAGCGCAGCGCCCAGGCGGTAATGGCGGGGATTGAGCTGCCGGACCCGTTACCACTTGATGCATCGGTGACGGGGCAGTTCGCGCTCAATCTGCTGAACCAGATTGCCGAGGCTGATGGGCATCGCCTGGATGGTCAGCTGGGCATTGATCTGACCGTTGGTGGCGATTTGGCTTCCCCTGTTTTCGGTGGCGGTATCCAGTTGGATCAGGCCTCCTATCTGAACCTGATCCACGGTGTTCGCTTGGATCAGATCAACGGCTCAATCAGCGGATCAGAGCGCGGGCTGATTATCGACAACCTGACGGCACAGGCCGGCGGTGGTGGTGATTTGGCGGGTGAGGGGCGCCTCGGCTTTGATGAGGAGAGCGCGCTTGAGTTCAGCCTGGACTTTAACCAGGCCAAGCTGCTCGAGAGTGATTTGGCTGACGCCACCCTGGATGGTGAGCTCAACCTCAATGGCACGCTGACCGACCATAGGTTGGCGGGCACCCTCAACATCACCGAGGCAGAGATACGTATCCCGAAGCGCCTGCCAAGCAGCGTTGCAACCATTGAGGTTGAGGAAGAGGTCACCGAGCAAACGCCGGTACCGGAGGAAGAGGTAAGCCCAATCAATACCGAGCTTGATCTGGCTATCCGCGCGCCGGGCCGGGTCTATATCCGTGGGCTTGGCCTGGACTTAGAGGTTGGCGGTGGCGTCGATATTGGCGGCACGGCTGCCGAACCGGTGGTTGAGGGGCGGTTTGACCTCTTGCAAGGGCGGCTCGATGTGGCCGGTCAGAACTGGAGCTTTGATGAGGGCGGGTTAAGCCTCAACGCCGATGGTTCACCGCCGGAGTTGGATGTGGTTGCATCCCGCCCAGCCGGGGAGATTACGGCCAAGATCACCGTCTCTGGCTCGGTGGCCCAACCATCGATTGAGCTAACATCAGAGCCGGTGCTGCCCCAGGGGGAGATTGCGTCACGCATCTTGTTTGGCACCGACAGTGCCAATCTGAGTGCGGTTCAGGCGGTACAGGCGACCGAGCTGATCGCCAGCTTGCGCGGCAATAGCGGGCAAGGGGTGCTGGGCACCACACGCGACCTTCTCGGCATTGATGAGCTAAGCGTGGATCAGACCGAGAATGGCGCCAGCGTTCGGGCCGGTCGCTATATCAGCGACGGGGTCTTCGTCGGCGTTAATCAGGGCGTAGGCGATGCCACCAGTGAGGTGGAGGTTGAGGTCGATATCACCGACACAATCAAGTTCGAGGGTAAGACCGGCAACCGCAATAACAACAGCGTTGGCGTCAGCATTGAGTGGGATTATTAA
- a CDS encoding DUF3553 domain-containing protein — translation MAGDDEVGFLVPGGWVKHPGQPDWGNGQIQSVIDNRITINFEHRGKVVIDRFQIDLEAIEPE, via the coding sequence ATGGCCGGTGATGATGAGGTTGGATTTTTGGTGCCCGGTGGCTGGGTTAAGCACCCCGGCCAGCCTGATTGGGGCAATGGCCAGATCCAAAGCGTCATCGATAACCGCATCACCATCAACTTCGAGCACCGCGGCAAGGTGGTGATCGACCGCTTTCAAATCGACCTCGAAGCCATTGAACCCGAATAG
- a CDS encoding chemotaxis protein CheW, with translation MDDLLSEFLTETNESMDTLDVELVNLEKNPNDPELLSNIFRLVHTIKGTCGFLGLPRLEAVAHSAENVLGKFRSGEMSVTPVAVSLILESLDQIKVILQTLAETEAEPAGDDADLIARLDAMADGEPVPEAGSAAPPAAPEAPAEPEIPADLPDELTEDEIHQLFPDLSAEGADTPLGARGLVEEVAQRLAEDAAPAAEPAPEPQAEAPAEPPAAAPPAAEAAPAPAGGGGGRDNAIVNQSIRVNVEVLENLMTMVSELVLTRNQLLQILRQQKDSEFNSPLQRLNHVVSELQEGVMKTRMQPIGSAWAKLPRIVRDLSHELGKKIELVMNGAETELDRQVLELIRDPLTHMVRNSADHGIETPSDRAATGKVETGTINLNAYHEGGHIIIEISDDGRGLALDKIKSKAVANRLVSETELEAMTSQQIQQLIFRPGFSTAEKVTSVSGRGVGMDVVRNNIERIGGTIEMRSEAGQGSVFTIKIPLTLAIVSALIVECAKERFAIPQISVLELVRTSTKSDHKIEKIKGTPVLRLRNRLLPLVSLNELLELDSSAIPLEERDDPLRDMETDRYIVVTQVGNYVFGIIVDQVFDTEEIVVKPVAPILRHIEIFSGNTILGDGNVIMILDPNGIASTTGEISVSRSDMQAAEAQQSRQANDVVSLLMFKAGNETPKAVPLALVARLEDVETTRIEYSSDAPVIQYRGQLMPLIPYAKDHDFSGKERHPVLVFTDGDKSMGLVVDEIVDIVEDDIRVQLAPDQDGMVGSAIIAGQATEVIDVGYFLSQAFADWFSAQPRVMTEVESEKRILLVDDSPFFRNLMRPLLVAAGYSVTTVDSAGEALHVCNSGEAFDAIVSDIEMPGMSGFELAHKLKQDSRWSDTPLVALSAHASERDLDRGRQAGFTDYVAKFDREGLLQTLAETFAENKGAA, from the coding sequence ATGGATGATCTACTTAGCGAATTTCTGACCGAAACCAATGAGAGCATGGACACGCTCGACGTGGAGTTGGTGAATCTTGAAAAGAATCCCAACGACCCCGAGTTGCTCTCAAACATTTTCCGGTTGGTTCACACCATTAAGGGCACCTGCGGCTTCCTTGGTCTGCCACGGCTAGAGGCGGTTGCCCACTCTGCTGAGAACGTGCTCGGCAAGTTCCGTAGTGGTGAAATGTCGGTCACGCCGGTGGCAGTGTCCCTGATCCTAGAAAGCCTGGATCAGATTAAGGTCATCCTTCAAACCTTGGCTGAGACGGAAGCTGAGCCTGCCGGCGATGATGCCGACCTGATCGCCCGCCTTGATGCCATGGCTGATGGTGAGCCGGTGCCAGAGGCTGGCAGTGCTGCGCCACCGGCCGCGCCAGAAGCGCCGGCTGAGCCAGAGATTCCAGCTGATCTGCCAGATGAGCTGACCGAAGACGAAATCCATCAACTCTTCCCAGATTTGAGTGCTGAGGGCGCGGACACGCCGCTTGGTGCCCGTGGTCTGGTGGAAGAGGTGGCCCAACGCCTAGCCGAAGATGCTGCACCGGCGGCAGAGCCGGCGCCCGAGCCGCAAGCCGAAGCGCCAGCCGAGCCGCCAGCGGCCGCACCACCTGCAGCTGAAGCGGCACCTGCCCCGGCCGGCGGTGGCGGTGGTCGCGACAACGCCATCGTGAACCAGTCAATCCGCGTGAATGTGGAAGTGCTGGAAAACCTAATGACCATGGTCAGTGAACTTGTCCTGACCCGGAACCAGCTGCTGCAGATCCTGCGCCAGCAGAAGGATAGTGAGTTTAACTCCCCACTCCAGCGCCTAAACCATGTGGTGTCTGAGCTGCAGGAAGGGGTGATGAAGACCCGGATGCAGCCGATTGGCTCTGCCTGGGCCAAGCTGCCCCGGATCGTTCGCGATCTTAGCCATGAACTAGGCAAGAAGATCGAACTGGTCATGAACGGCGCGGAGACTGAGCTTGACCGCCAAGTGCTTGAGCTAATCCGCGATCCGTTAACCCATATGGTTCGCAACAGTGCCGATCATGGCATTGAGACGCCGAGCGATCGCGCCGCGACCGGTAAGGTTGAGACCGGCACGATTAACCTGAACGCCTATCATGAAGGCGGGCATATCATCATTGAGATCTCTGATGATGGCCGTGGCCTTGCGCTCGATAAGATTAAGTCGAAGGCGGTTGCCAACCGTCTGGTCTCGGAAACTGAGCTGGAGGCGATGACCTCCCAGCAGATCCAGCAACTGATCTTCCGCCCTGGCTTCTCCACCGCTGAGAAGGTGACCTCAGTCTCCGGCCGTGGTGTGGGCATGGATGTTGTGCGCAACAATATTGAGCGCATTGGCGGCACGATTGAGATGCGGTCGGAAGCGGGGCAGGGCTCCGTCTTCACGATTAAGATCCCACTGACCCTGGCGATTGTCTCCGCACTGATTGTTGAGTGTGCCAAAGAGCGCTTCGCCATTCCGCAGATTAGTGTGCTTGAGCTGGTTCGTACCTCAACGAAGAGCGACCACAAGATTGAGAAGATTAAGGGCACGCCGGTCTTACGACTGCGCAACCGTTTGCTGCCGCTGGTCTCACTCAACGAGCTTTTGGAGCTGGATAGCAGCGCCATTCCATTGGAAGAGCGGGACGACCCACTCCGCGATATGGAGACGGATCGCTATATCGTGGTTACCCAGGTCGGCAATTACGTGTTCGGCATCATCGTCGACCAAGTGTTCGACACCGAAGAGATCGTGGTGAAGCCGGTGGCGCCGATCCTGCGCCACATTGAGATCTTCTCGGGCAACACCATTCTCGGCGACGGTAATGTGATCATGATCCTCGATCCAAACGGCATTGCCAGCACCACGGGTGAGATTTCCGTTTCTCGCAGCGACATGCAGGCAGCCGAGGCTCAGCAATCGCGTCAGGCCAATGATGTTGTCTCGCTGCTTATGTTTAAGGCGGGCAATGAAACGCCAAAGGCCGTCCCACTGGCGCTCGTCGCGCGGCTTGAGGATGTGGAGACAACCCGCATTGAGTACTCAAGCGACGCACCGGTCATTCAGTACCGTGGCCAGCTGATGCCGCTTATCCCATATGCCAAGGATCATGATTTCTCAGGTAAAGAGCGGCATCCGGTGCTGGTCTTCACCGATGGTGATAAGTCCATGGGCCTCGTCGTTGATGAGATCGTCGACATTGTTGAAGACGATATCCGCGTCCAACTGGCCCCAGATCAGGATGGCATGGTGGGTAGTGCCATTATCGCCGGTCAGGCAACCGAGGTTATCGATGTTGGCTACTTCCTGAGCCAGGCCTTCGCGGATTGGTTCTCAGCGCAACCACGAGTGATGACAGAGGTTGAGTCTGAGAAGCGCATCCTGCTGGTCGATGACAGCCCATTCTTCCGCAATCTGATGCGTCCATTGCTGGTGGCGGCTGGATATTCTGTCACCACGGTTGATAGCGCCGGTGAGGCCCTGCATGTCTGTAACAGCGGTGAGGCCTTCGATGCGATTGTCAGCGATATCGAGATGCCGGGTATGAGCGGCTTTGAGCTTGCCCATAAGCTGAAGCAAGATAGCCGCTGGAGTGATACACCGCTGGTTGCCTTATCTGCCCACGCAAGTGAGCGGGATCTAGACCGCGGCCGCCAGGCTGGCTTCACCGACTATGTGGCGAAGTTCGACCGCGAAGGGCTGCTACAGACCCTGGCCGAGACCTTCGCAGAGAATAAAGGGGCCGCGTAA
- a CDS encoding chemotaxis protein CheW codes for MAVTDRNGSSGNAQGEAELWDYVTMRIAGQLFGIPVLQVQDVLGPQRITKIPLAPSEVAGSLNLRGRIVTAIDVRLRLDLESRSQNLKEMSIVVEHEHELYSLIVDEVGEVLNLEESTFEKNPATMDRRWRDVSSGIHRLDGELLVILDIGRLLSFADLTAA; via the coding sequence ATGGCAGTGACAGACCGAAATGGCTCATCTGGCAACGCCCAGGGTGAGGCTGAGCTTTGGGACTATGTGACCATGCGGATTGCCGGTCAGTTATTCGGCATCCCTGTGCTCCAGGTGCAAGATGTGCTCGGTCCCCAACGGATTACCAAGATCCCACTGGCGCCGTCTGAGGTTGCGGGATCGCTTAATCTTCGTGGTCGGATTGTGACCGCTATCGATGTCCGGCTGCGTCTAGACTTGGAAAGCCGGTCGCAAAACCTTAAGGAAATGAGCATCGTCGTCGAACATGAGCATGAGCTTTACAGCCTCATCGTTGATGAAGTTGGCGAGGTGTTGAACTTGGAAGAGAGCACCTTTGAGAAGAACCCAGCGACCATGGATCGGCGCTGGCGGGACGTTTCATCGGGCATTCATCGGCTTGATGGAGAGCTGCTCGTAATTTTGGATATTGGTAGATTGTTGAGTTTTGCAGACTTAACTGCAGCTTAG
- a CDS encoding HD family hydrolase, whose translation MLSGRRLDLIDPSPVDIEIEDIAHGLARVARWNGQTSGDHAFTVAQHSLLVVDILPHIHPKASDADRLAALLHDAPEYVVGDLISPFKRAVGIDYKQFEERLLQAIHLRFGLPALLPERVTKAIKRADQIAAYLEATELAGFSAEEAEKFFGKPQDGFFADLEPAPAESIKSSFIKAFNRFFVS comes from the coding sequence ATGCTAAGCGGCCGTCGCCTGGACCTAATCGACCCCTCACCGGTTGATATTGAGATTGAGGATATTGCCCATGGTCTGGCGCGGGTTGCCCGCTGGAATGGGCAAACCTCAGGCGACCACGCCTTCACGGTGGCGCAACACAGCCTGCTGGTCGTTGATATCCTGCCGCATATCCACCCCAAAGCGAGCGATGCGGACCGCCTGGCCGCCCTGCTGCACGATGCGCCGGAATACGTGGTGGGCGATTTGATCAGCCCGTTTAAGCGGGCCGTTGGCATCGACTACAAACAGTTTGAAGAGCGACTTTTACAGGCGATCCATCTGCGCTTTGGCCTGCCCGCCCTCCTGCCGGAACGGGTGACAAAGGCGATCAAGCGCGCCGACCAAATCGCCGCCTATCTTGAAGCGACGGAGCTGGCCGGATTCAGCGCCGAAGAAGCTGAGAAGTTCTTTGGCAAGCCGCAAGACGGGTTTTTCGCCGACCTAGAGCCAGCGCCAGCCGAATCTATAAAATCTAGTTTTATCAAAGCGTTTAATCGCTTCTTTGTAAGTTAA